AAGAAGCGTGGACCCATTGCTGATCGTCGCATGTCCCTGGCGAAGCGTGAAGAGTTTCCGGAGCTCTTCATGGCTAACATCGGAGAAGTCGCTGGCGGCTGCACCACCGGAGAGGCTCTCAACGCCCAGGTTCCCATCGCTTTTCCCAACCGCGGCCTCTACTTCGATCGACCCGAGGGCGACAATCTCTACAAGCAGCCCTGTGACGGTAACCCTAATGCCGGAGCCCCTGTTGAGGCTCCGGCTGGCGGCGATGTGCCTGCCGGTAGCATTGCTACGTCTGTTCCGACCTCCAGCATTGTCGACGGCTCATCTCTTTCACCATCGGTCGCAACTGGCTCCTCCGCCATTGCCTCTTCCGTCATTTCGACACAGGAGCCGGCTCCTACACCTGCCGAAACTACCGCTCTCGTCGAGCCTACTGCCCCTATTACACCAACTTCTGCGGCCGAATCTTCTATCCAACCAGCTCCGACGGCTTCTATGATTTCTCCCATCGAGACCCCAGTCCCTACCGACATCGTTCCAACTCCGTTTATCTCTTTCATCACGGTCACAATTACCGCCACCGACTGTGGAGCGTTGGCCACTCCCGGTGCGCCCGTAATTGAGCCCACCGCCGTCCCTACATCCTCGCCTGATTCACCCACACCTGATCCCGACTCCGACGACGACTCTGATTCTGACCCCGAATCTTGCACTGAAGGCTACTTAACCTGCTTGGAGGATGAAACACACTTCGCTACTTGCACTGGCGGCGAGTTGACTGCGCCGCAGCCGATTGCCCCTGGCTTCAAGTGTGCCGCTGGAGAGGGTGAAGGTCTAGACATCTCGCCTATTGGTGGAGAGTATTAGAAGGTTGTCTTAAATAGTGCATAGAATGGATCGTG
The Colletotrichum lupini chromosome 6, complete sequence DNA segment above includes these coding regions:
- a CDS encoding endoglucanase: MLSNMNQFFLLASMLASTTFGHVVLENPKPFKFVADGPTNPISSTGDDFPCKIPSGASYIIDGAPTVIAIGETFEATFKGQAVHGGGSCQFALSADANPTKNSKWMVIHSIEGGCPARNQKGNLEGPNEDKYPFKIPSSIAPGDYVFAWIWLARVGGQPEYYMNCAPITVTGGAGGATKKKRGPIADRRMSLAKREEFPELFMANIGEVAGGCTTGEALNAQVPIAFPNRGLYFDRPEGDNLYKQPCDGNPNAGAPVEAPAGGDVPAGSIATSVPTSSIVDGSSLSPSVATGSSAIASSVISTQEPAPTPAETTALVEPTAPITPTSAAESSIQPAPTASMISPIETPVPTDIVPTPFISFITVTITATDCGALATPGAPVIEPTAVPTSSPDSPTPDPDSDDDSDSDPESCTEGYLTCLEDETHFATCTGGELTAPQPIAPGFKCAAGEGEGLDISPIGGEY